Part of the Candidatus Kryptoniota bacterium genome is shown below.
TGTCGAATCCGTAACCGATGTCCTCATGCAAACTGGATCACCGGACGTCTTCGCTGAATTCGACGGTGGGTTGTCCAAGGACTCGGTCGTGTCGGACGACTCAGCGAAAACAATCGCGTTCAATACATCGGTGCACCTGGCTCCCGGAAATTTGTTTCACTTTCGGATCGCAAGAGGAGTAGAGCCGTCTGGTAAGAATACGAAAGATTTGTTGACACAAATTAGAGAAGTCCTGCAAACTAACCTTGACAGATTTATCGGGGTGGATGAAAGGATTTACAGCAGTGTGCCTCGGATTCGATTCAAGGATGCCGACGATGAAATGCTTTACTGGAGCGGTTTCTCCCTGCTCAGGCAAGTGATGATGCCTCCGGAAGGAAAATGTCATTATAACTATTACGTTTTCTCGAGGGAGCCGCAATGGGGATGGGGACATGGCGGAGAGGTTTTCCATGAGAGTCTGTCTATGCTCGCGTACGTATTCATGGATCCCAAAAGTGCGATGGGCTCACAGCTTGTCTATGTGGAGCGGCAACACCGTGATGGATTTATAAACTACCGCACTGGACCGTATCTCGACGAGACGATCCCATACGACAGCCAACTCACCACTTCTGCTCCGTGGTTCAGCTGGGAGAACCTTGGAATTTACAGTGTGACCCGCGACCGCCGGTTTCTTTCTGAAGCTTACAAAGCAGGCTCCCGATTCTACCATTACTGGCCGACAAATCGTGATTCGCTTCGCGACGGGCTTTGTGAATGGGGCGGACATGCTGTTCTTGAATCGGTCAGGGATGATCAGGTCGCCGTCTGGGATAAGGTGGGATGGCCCAGCAATTTTGAGGGGCCGGATTTGAATAGCATGCTTGTTGAGGAAGCGAGATCATTGTCAAAGATGGCCGCGATTCTTGGCAGGCCGCGAGAAGCGGAAAGGTGGAACAGGGAGGCGGCCGCAAGAGCAGAATTGGTTAACCATCTGATGTGGGATAGCACGACTTCATTTTATTACAATGTCGATTCGAAAAATAAGATGTTCACATTTAATAACCGTGACGATTTGAAGCGAGAAGAGATTATCGGGTTCCTTCCACTCTGGGCCGGCATTCCGGACTCCATGCGCGCCGCGAAACTCATTAGTGTTCTTACTGACACATCGAAGTTCTGGCGAAGGTATGGAGTGCCATCGCTCGCCTCTGACGACCCCTATTATAATCCAAAAGGGTATTGGAACGGACCGGTCTGGGTTGAATGGAACTTCCTCATCGAACAGGGCCTCATCCGTTATGGATACAAGAAACTCGCGGGAGATTTAGTGGAGAAAGTCTCGAACGGAATGATCGCTCAACTGGAGAAAGATCACCGGATGTGGGAATTCTATGATCCCGATCAGGCCTGGGCAGGATACCACACGGCGTATATCTGGGCTGGATTGATTAGCAGGATGCTCATGGACCGGTATAAGTGATTGGCAGTCGCATGAACTTCTTTAGAGGCAGCATTTTGTCGGTCATAATTTTAGTATGGGCCGCGTCGGATAGCAAAGTTGCATTTGGACAGACGGAAGTAACAGACGGCTATCTTCGCATCGACGCAGGAGCCGGCGATCCGCTTTTTACTACATACGCCGCATCGATGAGCAGATCACGACTTTACGGTGACAAGGCTTACTTTATGGATTATTTTTCTTCCGACGAGCCGGTAAGCTATTCGAGCCAGTACGCCGGAGAGCTGTCGCTGCTGTGGCGCGTGAATGATATAGTCATCGGACACACAGGCGACTTCGCTGTCAGACCTCGGGTTGTAGCGTCCTTCCCGGATATGGCGATCCTGAAGTATCAACCTTTTGCAAACCTCGAAGTGACGGAGACGTTCCTGGTTTACAGCTCAAGCACGGTAATTATTGATGTGCGTGTCAGGAACGGGGGAAGTGTTCCTTTCCACGTGTCCGTTTATCCAGTACTCAGACACGTCTATGATTCCCTGCTGGTTTCTGAATTCGATTCAACGAATTATGGTTACCGGTTGTCCCACTATGAATCGCTCGAGCGGTTACATAGCAATCTCTATCCGGCTGCTGGTTATCCAACTCAGTTCAAAGATTTTCTTGGGCTTGATTCGATGCCGGGCAGCTATGGGGGTTACCCCGGTGAAAGCATTGTAGATTTCACGGAACATATTCGACTCTCAAACGAGAATGACACACCGGTGTACGGGCTCAATCAAAGGAAGTCAGGATATATCAAACTTGCGGCACTTGAAAAAGATTTCGACATCGCACCGGAACAGTTCACGGAATTTAGGGTGATTCGTGTGTCGGAACCTGCTTCAGTGGCTGATTCGATCGTATCGTCGGACACCCGTGTCGGGATGAATGTGGATATAAAGAAAATGGAGGTGGCTGACGAAGAAATTTTCAAAACCGTGCCGAAGCCAGCTTTCATGACCGCTGACGAAAAGCTCATCTATCTCGGCGCGCTGAACCTCGTCCGTGAGTGCATGCTCCCTCCCGAAGGGAAAACGAAATTCAATTACTATGTCTTCTCCAGGAATCCGATTTGGGGATGGGGCCATGGTCATCAGGTCATGCACGAATCGCTTTCCATGATTCCATATTCTCTCATGGATTCGAGATCGGCAGAGGAATCACAGGAGATCTTTGTGGAGCAGCAACAACCCGACGGCTTGATACCTTACCGCGTCGGTCCACGCGGTCCTCAATACTATCCGCACAATGGTGTCGGAACTACTTCCGCGCCCTTCTTCTCATGGACAAACTGGGAAATATATGAAGTCAGTCACGACAAAATATTTCTTTCAAGAGTCTATGATACCGGGATGAAATACCTTAAATATCTTGAAGAAAATCGGGCCTCTAACCGCGATGGGCTGTTCGAGTGGGGACCTTACGGGATGATTGAGAATGTTCGCGACGACTGGAATGTTGTGTTTCAACTCTTCGCAAAGGATCATACCGACACAGTCGATGTTTCAAATCGGATCGACTGCCTGGATCTCTCTTGTCAGGTCGCGAATGAAATATACTATCTGGGTAAAATGGCCGAAGAACTCGGGAAGAATAGTGACTCGAAAGAATTGAGCTCTAAATTCCAGAGACTTCAGGATTTGATCAATAGGTTTATGTGGGATCCAGTGGATAAATTTTATTACAACGTATCCATGGAAGATCACTCATTCGAATACAGAGGACGAAGTCTCAAGAGAAAAGAGATTATCGGCTTCCTACCACTGTGGTCTCGTGTTGCAACAAAGGAGCGGGCGGCCGAACTCGTCACAGCATTGACAAACGATTCGACTTTTTGGCGGAAGTATGGCGTCCCGACACTTAGCGCCCTCGACTCGGGATATACTCCGTTCGTGGATTGCTGCTGTCACTGGAATGGACCGGTCTGGCTCCTCTGGGATTACATGGTCCTGGAGGGACTCGAGAATTATGGCTACCATAAGACTGCACGAGAACTTGCGGACAAGCTTCTGCTCGCGGTTGGAACTCAATTGAGAAACAATCACCGATATTGGGAATCATACAGTCCCGATTATCCAATTCAATCGAGTCCATCGAATTACATCTGGGACTCGATCATGGCAACGATAATACTTCGATACTATTCGAGATAACGACGATGAAAAACAGCGGAATCTTTTCGAGTCCTCACAGGAGATTCAATCCTCTTACGGGTGAGTGGATCCTCGTTTCTCCCGGCCGTACTAAACGCCCGTGGAAGGGAAAAGTGGAATCTTCAATCCTTCCGGAGCCTCCGGAATACGACGCCAACTGTTACCTTTGTCCCGGTAACACTCGCGCCAACGGAGACAATAATCCGAAATATGAATCCACATTTGTTTTCGACAATGATTTCAGCGCTCTGCGGTTTGGGACGAAGTCAGCCGAAATCAATGAGTCCGGTCTCGTCATTGCTCGCGCCGAGAGCGGTATTTGCAGAGTGGTCTGTTTCCTCCCCCGGCACGATCTGACTCTTGCCGAAATGTCGACCGAAGAAATACGGAATGTTGTAAAAGTATGGACCGATGAGTACGACCAGCTCGGCAAGAATGCCGAGGTTAATCATGTGCAGATATTCGAGAACAAGGGAGAAATAATGGGCGCGAGCAACTCTCATCCGCACTGTCAAATCTGGGCGCAGAACTCTATACCGGTCGAGCCATCTAAGGAATTTGTTCAACTTCATAAATATCTGACCGAGAGAAAGAGTTGCTTGTTATGCGACTACATCGCTTTGGAGCTCAAGGAGAAGGCGCGCCTCGTAATTGAAAATGAATCCTTCATCGCTGTAGTTCCGTTCTGGGCCGTGTGGCCGTTCGAGACGATCGTCGTGTCGAAGAGGCATCTCGGTTGTCTCACGGACATGAGTGAATCGGAGCAAACTAAATTTTCAGAGATTCTTAAAGTTTTAACTGTCAGATATGACAACATTTTTGAAATACCTTTTCCATATTCCTCGGGGATACACCAGAAGCCCACTGACGGAAAGCCTCATGAAGAAGCACACTTTCACATGCACTTCTATCCGCCTCTTCTTCGTTCCGCGACGGTCAAGAAGTTCATGGTCGGGTATGAAATGCTCGCCAACCCGCAGAGAGACATAACTGCAGAGGAAAGCGCGGAAAGAATCCGTGAACTCCCCGGCGTACATTACAAGGCGCGGAAAATGAAAGCCTGAA
Proteins encoded:
- a CDS encoding trehalase family glycosidase → MRHSLAGFILLFLLAFSTLHAGARQPFLSHLRATKDSPIYTTYAASMDRSQFILDEGYHFVFYLSDRGIEFENSRSGTLGVGFRIDSSEVLKLSDIAGPPVITVSYSDVVRFHYYPTKDLRVDETFLVYSSRIAVEDITVRNVGSKDLSIEVMPFITAASAENFHKIEHRGKHNWVSFSHREPADGWTIEHNIPYVESVTDVLMQTGSPDVFAEFDGGLSKDSVVSDDSAKTIAFNTSVHLAPGNLFHFRIARGVEPSGKNTKDLLTQIREVLQTNLDRFIGVDERIYSSVPRIRFKDADDEMLYWSGFSLLRQVMMPPEGKCHYNYYVFSREPQWGWGHGGEVFHESLSMLAYVFMDPKSAMGSQLVYVERQHRDGFINYRTGPYLDETIPYDSQLTTSAPWFSWENLGIYSVTRDRRFLSEAYKAGSRFYHYWPTNRDSLRDGLCEWGGHAVLESVRDDQVAVWDKVGWPSNFEGPDLNSMLVEEARSLSKMAAILGRPREAERWNREAAARAELVNHLMWDSTTSFYYNVDSKNKMFTFNNRDDLKREEIIGFLPLWAGIPDSMRAAKLISVLTDTSKFWRRYGVPSLASDDPYYNPKGYWNGPVWVEWNFLIEQGLIRYGYKKLAGDLVEKVSNGMIAQLEKDHRMWEFYDPDQAWAGYHTAYIWAGLISRMLMDRYK
- a CDS encoding trehalase family glycosidase, giving the protein MNFFRGSILSVIILVWAASDSKVAFGQTEVTDGYLRIDAGAGDPLFTTYAASMSRSRLYGDKAYFMDYFSSDEPVSYSSQYAGELSLLWRVNDIVIGHTGDFAVRPRVVASFPDMAILKYQPFANLEVTETFLVYSSSTVIIDVRVRNGGSVPFHVSVYPVLRHVYDSLLVSEFDSTNYGYRLSHYESLERLHSNLYPAAGYPTQFKDFLGLDSMPGSYGGYPGESIVDFTEHIRLSNENDTPVYGLNQRKSGYIKLAALEKDFDIAPEQFTEFRVIRVSEPASVADSIVSSDTRVGMNVDIKKMEVADEEIFKTVPKPAFMTADEKLIYLGALNLVRECMLPPEGKTKFNYYVFSRNPIWGWGHGHQVMHESLSMIPYSLMDSRSAEESQEIFVEQQQPDGLIPYRVGPRGPQYYPHNGVGTTSAPFFSWTNWEIYEVSHDKIFLSRVYDTGMKYLKYLEENRASNRDGLFEWGPYGMIENVRDDWNVVFQLFAKDHTDTVDVSNRIDCLDLSCQVANEIYYLGKMAEELGKNSDSKELSSKFQRLQDLINRFMWDPVDKFYYNVSMEDHSFEYRGRSLKRKEIIGFLPLWSRVATKERAAELVTALTNDSTFWRKYGVPTLSALDSGYTPFVDCCCHWNGPVWLLWDYMVLEGLENYGYHKTARELADKLLLAVGTQLRNNHRYWESYSPDYPIQSSPSNYIWDSIMATIILRYYSR
- a CDS encoding UDP-glucose--hexose-1-phosphate uridylyltransferase, with amino-acid sequence MKNSGIFSSPHRRFNPLTGEWILVSPGRTKRPWKGKVESSILPEPPEYDANCYLCPGNTRANGDNNPKYESTFVFDNDFSALRFGTKSAEINESGLVIARAESGICRVVCFLPRHDLTLAEMSTEEIRNVVKVWTDEYDQLGKNAEVNHVQIFENKGEIMGASNSHPHCQIWAQNSIPVEPSKEFVQLHKYLTERKSCLLCDYIALELKEKARLVIENESFIAVVPFWAVWPFETIVVSKRHLGCLTDMSESEQTKFSEILKVLTVRYDNIFEIPFPYSSGIHQKPTDGKPHEEAHFHMHFYPPLLRSATVKKFMVGYEMLANPQRDITAEESAERIRELPGVHYKARKMKA